In Curtobacterium sp. MCPF17_002, one genomic interval encodes:
- the dapE gene encoding succinyl-diaminopimelate desuccinylase, with protein MPEQLDLTASSIDITRAICDIESVSGNEGPLADAIEAALSPLAHLEVIRDGDAIVARTNLGRDRRVVIAGHIDTVPLNANLPTEFRTAEDGTEILWGRGTVDMKGGCAVQLKLAHDLSAPSVDVTWVFYDHEEVSDALNGLGRLARTRPELLAGDFAILGEPSGAQIEGGCNGNLRAEVRTFGKRSHSARSWIGDNAIHKTAPILATLAAYEPRTVTVDGLEYREGLNAVGISGGIAGNVIPDEAMVHVNYRFAPSRSADEAVAHIRELFDGYDVQIVDLAAGARPGLDAPLAQDFVAAVGGPAPRPKYGWTDVARFSELGVPAVNYGPGEPVFAHHDDEQVPVDQITSVEDGLRRWLTA; from the coding sequence ATGCCGGAGCAGCTCGACCTCACCGCCTCGTCCATCGACATCACCCGTGCCATCTGCGACATCGAGTCGGTGTCCGGGAACGAAGGGCCGCTCGCCGACGCGATCGAAGCCGCCCTGTCGCCCCTCGCGCACCTCGAGGTGATCCGTGACGGCGACGCGATCGTTGCGCGGACGAACCTCGGTCGCGACCGCCGGGTCGTCATCGCCGGGCACATCGACACCGTCCCGCTCAACGCGAACCTGCCGACGGAGTTCCGCACGGCGGAGGACGGCACCGAGATCCTCTGGGGACGCGGCACCGTCGACATGAAGGGCGGCTGCGCCGTCCAGCTCAAGCTCGCACACGACCTGTCCGCGCCGAGCGTCGACGTCACCTGGGTGTTCTACGACCACGAGGAGGTCAGCGACGCGCTGAACGGCCTCGGTCGTCTGGCCCGGACCCGTCCGGAGCTCCTCGCCGGTGACTTCGCGATCCTCGGCGAACCGTCCGGCGCGCAGATCGAGGGCGGCTGCAACGGCAACCTCCGCGCCGAGGTCCGCACGTTCGGCAAGCGGTCGCACAGCGCCCGCAGCTGGATCGGCGACAACGCGATCCACAAGACCGCGCCGATCCTGGCCACGCTCGCGGCGTACGAACCCCGCACGGTGACGGTCGACGGGCTCGAGTACCGCGAGGGCCTCAACGCCGTCGGTATCTCCGGCGGGATCGCCGGCAACGTCATCCCCGACGAGGCGATGGTGCACGTCAACTACCGGTTCGCCCCCTCTCGGAGCGCCGACGAGGCCGTGGCGCACATCCGTGAGCTGTTCGACGGGTACGACGTGCAGATCGTCGACCTCGCGGCCGGTGCCCGACCGGGCCTCGACGCACCCCTCGCGCAGGACTTCGTCGCGGCCGTGGGCGGACCGGCGCCGCGTCCGAAGTACGGCTGGACCGACGTCGCCCGGTTCTCCGAGCTCGGCGTGCCTGCCGTCAACTACGGCCCCGGCGAGCCGGTGTTCGCCCACCACGACGACGAGCAGGTCCCCGTCGACCAGATCACCTCGGTCGAGGACGGTCTGCGTCGGTGGCTGACGGCCTGA
- a CDS encoding DUF3117 domain-containing protein: protein MAAMKPRTGDGPMEAVKEGRLIVVRVPLEGGGRLVVSVNDAEAKELHDALAEVVSA from the coding sequence ATGGCAGCCATGAAGCCGAGGACCGGTGACGGGCCGATGGAGGCTGTTAAGGAGGGTCGACTCATCGTCGTGCGGGTTCCGCTCGAAGGTGGAGGCCGCCTGGTCGTCTCGGTCAACGATGCCGAGGCCAAGGAACTCCATGACGCACTCGCTGAGGTCGTCTCGGCCTAG
- a CDS encoding AI-2E family transporter, with amino-acid sequence MPNIRSMRRRAPRTPSESAPAAPVGAGRSDDAVPAGMRVAAGFSWRLLVVAGLLAVVIALVVLLQDIVVPFLIALLVCALLAPMSAFLQRHRWPKWTAVLSCFVAIVLAIGTLALVVTAQIRYDLPSLEHRLHHSVRSLQSLLDSQPFGITAKDVNTWVSDGSDYLQAHASSILSGFQAAGSGALHVFEGLFIIVFTTLFVLIDGPRIWAWVVRLFPRSARPRIDVAGHAGWKTLTSFIRIQLLVAVTDALGVVIGALVLQIPLAIPIGVIVFLGAFVPVVGAIVAGIVAVLIALVFNGWVTALIMLGVVVLVQQLESHVLHPFLTGQAVKVHPLGVVLGVTAGTTIAGVVGAFFAVPFIATVNAMVTAAAAWRPGDDAAAAQRPGDAAAAQRPGDAAAAQRPSDGAAARRPSTSAAGADHGGVQS; translated from the coding sequence ATGCCGAACATCCGCTCCATGCGCCGTCGAGCCCCTCGAACGCCGTCCGAGAGCGCCCCGGCCGCACCCGTCGGCGCTGGCCGGTCGGACGACGCGGTTCCCGCCGGGATGCGTGTCGCAGCCGGATTCTCGTGGCGTCTGCTCGTGGTCGCCGGGCTGCTGGCGGTCGTCATCGCGCTCGTCGTCCTGTTGCAGGACATCGTCGTACCGTTCCTCATCGCGCTGCTCGTCTGCGCGCTGCTCGCGCCGATGTCGGCGTTCCTCCAACGGCACCGTTGGCCGAAGTGGACCGCGGTGCTGTCCTGCTTCGTGGCGATCGTCCTCGCCATCGGCACCCTCGCGCTGGTGGTCACCGCGCAGATCCGGTACGACCTGCCGTCGCTCGAGCACCGGCTGCACCACAGCGTGCGGTCGCTGCAGTCCCTGCTCGACAGCCAGCCGTTCGGCATCACGGCGAAGGACGTCAACACGTGGGTGTCCGACGGCTCCGACTACCTGCAGGCGCACGCCTCGTCGATCCTGTCCGGGTTCCAGGCCGCGGGGTCCGGCGCGTTGCACGTCTTCGAGGGTCTCTTCATCATCGTGTTCACGACGCTGTTCGTGCTCATCGACGGGCCCCGGATCTGGGCGTGGGTGGTCCGACTCTTCCCGCGCAGCGCCCGTCCGCGCATCGACGTCGCCGGTCACGCCGGCTGGAAGACGCTGACGAGCTTCATCCGCATCCAGCTGCTCGTCGCCGTCACGGACGCGCTCGGCGTCGTGATCGGGGCGCTCGTCCTGCAGATCCCCCTGGCCATCCCGATCGGCGTGATCGTGTTCCTCGGGGCGTTCGTCCCGGTCGTCGGAGCGATCGTCGCCGGGATCGTCGCCGTGCTCATCGCGCTGGTCTTCAACGGCTGGGTGACGGCGCTGATCATGCTCGGCGTCGTCGTGCTCGTGCAGCAGCTCGAGAGCCACGTCCTGCACCCGTTCCTGACCGGGCAGGCCGTCAAGGTGCACCCGCTCGGGGTGGTCCTCGGGGTGACCGCGGGCACCACGATCGCGGGGGTCGTCGGGGCGTTCTTCGCGGTGCCGTTCATCGCGACCGTGAACGCGATGGTCACCGCCGCGGCGGCGTGGCGGCCGGGCGACGACGCCGCGGCAGCGCAGCGGCCGGGCGACGCCGCCGCGGCGCAGCGGCCGGGCGACGCCGCCGCGGCGCAGCGGCCGAGCGACGGAGCCGCTGCACGGCGGCCGAGCACATCAGCGGCCGGCGCCGATCACGGCGGGGTCCAGTCGTAA
- a CDS encoding class I SAM-dependent methyltransferase → MSEKESNWKFAEDIVSESEVIARAREHSLELGVEAISPAIGAQIGVIAAASRATSMIEIGTGLGVSGLYLLGGAPNATLTTIDVEVDHQQYARDAYIAAGSAPARIRLIPGRANQVLPRMNEASYDVVLVDADPEHVIEYVEHGLRLARLGGTVLVPHALWRGRVADPVKRDRATTDFRLLLTEVSTSGAVISSLSPAGDGLLQMTKVSA, encoded by the coding sequence GTGTCAGAGAAAGAGTCGAACTGGAAGTTCGCCGAGGACATCGTCTCGGAGTCAGAGGTGATCGCCCGCGCGCGTGAGCACTCGCTCGAGCTCGGGGTCGAGGCGATCTCCCCCGCCATCGGTGCACAGATCGGTGTCATCGCCGCCGCCTCCCGCGCGACGAGCATGATCGAGATCGGCACCGGGCTCGGCGTCTCCGGCCTGTACCTGCTCGGCGGCGCGCCGAACGCCACCCTCACGACGATCGACGTCGAAGTGGACCACCAGCAGTACGCCCGCGACGCGTACATCGCGGCCGGCTCCGCGCCCGCACGCATCCGGCTCATCCCGGGCCGCGCGAACCAGGTCCTCCCCCGGATGAACGAGGCGTCGTACGACGTCGTCCTCGTCGACGCCGACCCGGAGCACGTCATCGAGTACGTCGAGCACGGGCTGCGGCTCGCACGCCTCGGCGGCACGGTGCTCGTGCCGCACGCACTCTGGCGCGGGCGCGTGGCGGACCCGGTGAAGCGGGACCGGGCGACGACGGACTTCCGGTTGCTCCTCACCGAGGTGTCGACCTCGGGTGCGGTCATCAGCTCGCTGTCGCCGGCGGGCGACGGGCTGCTGCAGATGACGAAGGTCTCCGCGTAG
- a CDS encoding citrate synthase — MSPAAEQTTETATLTYPGGTAEFPILPSVDGASTVDISTFKKQTGMNTLDYGFVNTGSTKSAITYIDGDQGILRYRGYPIDQVASNCTFLEVAWLLIYGELPSESELADFDARIRRHTLLHEDLRRLFDALPHSAHPMSVLSSAVSALSTYYEDDMDVDDPEKVELQTVRLLAKLPVIAAYAHKKSIGQAFLYPDNSLSFVDNFLRLNFGTMAETYQPNPVLSKALDRLLILHEDHEQNASTATVRMVGSTKANMFASISAGINALYGPLHGGANEAVLEMLQQIKDSGEPVQRFVERVKNKDRGVKLMGFGHRVYKNYDPRAKLVKESADEVLESLGVQDDLLDIAKELEQIALSDQYFIDRKLYPNVDFYTGIIYKAMGFPPRMFTVLFAIGRLPGWIAQWRELNNDPQNKIGRPQQLYVGHPERDLPKR, encoded by the coding sequence GTGAGTCCCGCCGCCGAGCAGACGACGGAGACCGCGACGCTGACGTACCCGGGCGGCACCGCGGAGTTCCCGATCCTGCCGAGCGTCGACGGTGCGTCCACCGTCGACATCTCGACGTTCAAGAAGCAGACCGGGATGAACACGCTCGACTATGGGTTCGTGAACACCGGGTCGACGAAGAGCGCCATCACCTACATCGACGGCGACCAGGGCATCCTGCGTTACCGCGGCTACCCCATCGACCAGGTCGCCTCGAACTGCACCTTCTTGGAGGTGGCGTGGCTCCTCATCTACGGCGAGCTGCCCTCCGAGTCCGAGCTGGCCGACTTCGACGCCCGCATCCGTCGGCACACCCTGCTGCACGAGGACCTCCGTCGTCTGTTCGACGCCCTCCCGCACTCGGCGCACCCGATGTCCGTCCTCTCGAGCGCCGTCAGCGCCCTGTCGACGTACTACGAGGACGACATGGACGTCGACGACCCGGAGAAGGTCGAGCTGCAGACCGTCCGGCTGCTCGCGAAGCTCCCGGTCATCGCCGCCTACGCGCACAAGAAGTCCATCGGGCAGGCCTTCCTGTACCCGGACAACTCGCTGTCGTTCGTCGACAACTTCCTCCGGCTGAACTTCGGCACGATGGCCGAGACGTACCAGCCGAACCCGGTGCTCTCCAAGGCACTCGACCGGCTGCTCATCCTGCACGAGGACCACGAGCAGAACGCGTCGACAGCCACCGTCCGCATGGTCGGGTCGACGAAGGCGAACATGTTCGCGTCGATCTCCGCCGGCATCAACGCCCTGTACGGCCCGCTCCACGGTGGCGCGAACGAGGCCGTCCTCGAGATGCTCCAGCAGATCAAGGACTCCGGCGAGCCCGTGCAGCGCTTCGTCGAGCGGGTGAAGAACAAGGACCGCGGGGTGAAGCTGATGGGCTTCGGGCACCGCGTCTACAAGAACTACGACCCGCGCGCGAAGCTCGTGAAGGAGAGCGCCGACGAAGTCCTCGAGTCGCTCGGCGTGCAGGACGACCTGCTCGACATCGCGAAGGAGCTCGAGCAGATCGCGTTGTCCGACCAGTACTTCATCGACCGGAAGCTCTACCCGAACGTCGACTTCTACACGGGCATCATCTACAAGGCGATGGGCTTCCCGCCGCGGATGTTCACGGTCCTCTTCGCGATCGGGCGGCTTCCGGGCTGGATCGCCCAGTGGCGCGAGCTCAACAACGACCCGCAGAACAAGATCGGCCGCCCGCAGCAGCTGTACGTGGGGCACCCGGAGCGCGACCTGCCGAAGCGCTGA
- the dapC gene encoding succinyldiaminopimelate transaminase, whose product MALDLPDFPWDQLVPFKQQAAAHEGGIVDLSVGSPVDPTPAVIRTALAEATDAHAYPQVAGTPALREAIAAWYGRRHGVQLTEANTLPTIGSKEFIAGLALWLGIGAGDTVVFPAAAYPTYELGAALVGAASLASDDPAVWPDTTKLVWLNSPGNPDGRVLSVDELRAAVERARELGAVIVGDECYAELGWEAPYDTAPTPTILDPRVVGDSLEGVLSVYSLSKQSNLAGYRAAFVAGDAAILADVLAVRKHTGMMPPLPVQQAMIVALADETHVQQQKVLYRARRNMLRRALEGAGFRVDRSSAGLYLWATRGEPALDTVAWLAERGILVAPGTFYGTAGEQHVRVALTATDERIAAAAQRLASGRRLESA is encoded by the coding sequence GTGGCGCTCGACCTCCCCGACTTCCCCTGGGACCAGCTCGTCCCGTTCAAGCAGCAGGCCGCGGCGCACGAGGGCGGCATCGTCGACCTCAGCGTCGGTTCGCCCGTCGACCCGACCCCCGCCGTCATCCGCACGGCCCTGGCCGAGGCCACCGACGCGCACGCCTACCCCCAGGTCGCCGGGACGCCAGCGCTGCGCGAGGCCATCGCCGCCTGGTACGGCCGGCGGCACGGCGTGCAGCTGACCGAGGCGAACACCCTGCCGACGATCGGCTCGAAGGAGTTCATCGCCGGACTCGCGCTCTGGCTCGGCATCGGCGCCGGCGACACCGTGGTCTTCCCGGCTGCTGCGTACCCGACCTACGAGTTGGGTGCCGCCCTCGTCGGTGCGGCCTCCCTCGCCTCGGATGACCCGGCGGTCTGGCCCGACACGACGAAGCTCGTCTGGCTGAACTCGCCGGGCAACCCGGACGGACGGGTGCTGTCGGTCGACGAACTCCGTGCCGCAGTCGAACGAGCCCGCGAACTCGGCGCGGTCATCGTCGGCGACGAGTGCTACGCCGAACTCGGATGGGAAGCGCCGTACGACACCGCGCCGACGCCGACGATCCTCGACCCCCGCGTCGTCGGGGACTCGCTCGAGGGCGTGCTCAGCGTGTACTCGCTCTCGAAGCAGTCGAACCTCGCCGGCTACCGTGCGGCCTTCGTCGCCGGCGACGCCGCGATCCTCGCCGACGTGCTCGCCGTCCGGAAGCACACCGGCATGATGCCGCCGCTGCCCGTGCAGCAGGCGATGATCGTCGCGCTCGCCGACGAGACCCACGTGCAGCAGCAGAAGGTGCTCTACCGGGCGCGGCGGAACATGCTCCGCCGGGCACTCGAGGGCGCCGGCTTCCGGGTCGACCGCAGCTCGGCGGGGCTGTACCTCTGGGCCACCCGGGGCGAGCCGGCGCTCGACACCGTGGCGTGGCTCGCGGAGCGCGGCATCCTCGTCGCGCCCGGCACCTTCTACGGAACGGCGGGGGAGCAGCACGTCCGCGTTGCCCTGACCGCGACGGACGAGCGCATCGCGGCGGCGGCGCAGCGGCTGGCGAGCGGACGTCGGCTCGAGTCCGCCTAG
- a CDS encoding PIG-L family deacetylase, with the protein MSKVPATRPERVLFVHAHPDDETLASGGTIATLLELGADVTVLTATRGERGEMLTTELAPMYGDGPRVARHRETEIAGALAALGGPRHLWLGGPGARPTDLPERHYTDSGMQWGADGRAVAADDAPADSLTAADLGEVVDDIRAAIRSVGADAVVSYADDGGYGHPDHVRVHHAAQYAAKAEELPFSMIVDPTTTEADVTVDVLPVRAKVRAAVEQYRSQVTVDPADPSDPTALSWVMPHGARHQAPAVEAFRHADAPAAPAPQTFAEMSGQGKATAVVVALVLGLVAGGLGTVTHQQTVGAFPIGMVLTTLVVIGLTVGIRLLYRSRAMVAAIGIGVIVATQVLVSVGGQSSPLVLANTAGYVWTFAPAVIAALVLAWPDLSGVRAAAAASGSAASGSVASGSVASGSAASGRAPRRE; encoded by the coding sequence ATGTCGAAGGTCCCCGCAACCCGCCCCGAGCGCGTCCTGTTCGTGCACGCCCACCCCGACGACGAAACCCTCGCGTCCGGTGGGACGATCGCCACCCTGCTCGAGCTCGGCGCCGACGTGACCGTGCTGACCGCCACCCGTGGCGAGCGCGGTGAGATGCTCACGACGGAGCTCGCACCGATGTACGGCGACGGGCCGCGCGTCGCGCGCCACCGCGAGACCGAGATCGCCGGGGCGCTGGCCGCGCTCGGCGGTCCGCGCCACCTGTGGCTCGGGGGACCCGGCGCCCGACCGACCGACCTGCCCGAGCGTCACTACACCGACTCCGGGATGCAGTGGGGTGCCGACGGCCGAGCCGTCGCCGCCGACGACGCCCCGGCCGACTCGCTCACCGCAGCCGACCTCGGCGAGGTCGTCGACGACATCCGCGCCGCGATCCGCTCGGTCGGTGCCGACGCCGTCGTGAGCTACGCCGACGACGGCGGGTACGGCCACCCGGACCACGTCCGCGTGCACCACGCCGCCCAGTACGCGGCGAAGGCCGAGGAGCTCCCGTTTTCGATGATCGTCGACCCCACGACGACCGAGGCCGACGTCACGGTCGACGTGCTGCCCGTCCGGGCGAAGGTCCGTGCCGCCGTCGAGCAGTACCGGTCGCAGGTGACCGTCGACCCCGCCGACCCCTCGGACCCGACGGCGCTCTCGTGGGTGATGCCGCACGGTGCCCGCCACCAGGCACCCGCGGTGGAGGCCTTCCGGCACGCCGACGCTCCCGCCGCCCCCGCGCCGCAGACCTTCGCCGAGATGTCCGGGCAGGGCAAGGCCACCGCGGTGGTCGTCGCCCTCGTGCTCGGACTCGTCGCGGGCGGCCTCGGCACCGTCACCCACCAGCAGACCGTCGGCGCGTTCCCGATCGGGATGGTGCTCACGACCCTCGTCGTCATCGGCCTGACCGTCGGCATCCGGCTCCTGTACCGCTCGCGGGCCATGGTCGCCGCGATCGGCATCGGCGTCATCGTCGCGACGCAGGTGCTCGTGTCCGTCGGTGGGCAGAGCTCCCCGCTCGTGCTCGCGAACACCGCGGGGTACGTGTGGACGTTCGCACCCGCCGTGATCGCGGCGCTGGTGCTCGCGTGGCCGGACCTGTCCGGGGTGCGGGCGGCTGCTGCTGCGTCGGGGTCTGCTGCGTCCGGGTCTGTCGCGTCCGGGTCTGTCGCGTCCGGGTCTGCTGCGTCCGGTCGCGCTCCTCGCCGCGAGTAG
- a CDS encoding amidohydrolase translates to MTLDLFSLYQDLHAHPELGFQEHRTAGIVADRLAEIGGIDVTTGVGGTGVVGVLANGEGPVVWLRADMDGLPVQERTGLPYASEHHGIDEDGNEVPTMHACGHDIHVTWLLGTLERLVATTNDWHGTVVAVFQPAEEVISGARAMVEDGLVDRFPKPDVVLGQHSAPAPVGIVAVGSGPVMASSDRLTVTFNGRGAHGSAPQASLDPIVTAASAVVRLQTVVSREVSPSDAGVVTVGSFHSGTRANIIPDEAVIEISTRARNEETRARIISSIERIVRAESEAGGLPQPTIVRAPGAEVTVNDPSAAQIVLDAIRAEVPGARDLEIGLAMASEDVGQLATAAGAPLVYWFTGITDPELFRRGEDIPSNHSPFYAPQAETAIPVGVDAFVAATRAYVA, encoded by the coding sequence GTGACCCTCGACCTCTTCTCGCTGTACCAGGACCTCCACGCCCACCCGGAGCTCGGCTTCCAGGAGCACCGCACCGCCGGCATCGTCGCCGACCGGCTCGCGGAGATCGGCGGCATCGACGTGACCACGGGTGTCGGCGGCACGGGTGTCGTCGGCGTCCTCGCGAACGGCGAGGGCCCCGTCGTGTGGCTCCGCGCCGACATGGACGGGCTGCCCGTGCAGGAGCGCACCGGCCTGCCGTACGCGAGCGAGCACCACGGCATCGACGAGGACGGCAACGAGGTCCCGACGATGCACGCCTGCGGGCACGACATCCACGTGACCTGGCTGCTCGGCACGCTCGAGCGGCTCGTGGCGACCACGAACGACTGGCACGGCACCGTCGTCGCCGTGTTCCAGCCCGCCGAAGAGGTCATCTCGGGTGCACGGGCGATGGTCGAGGACGGGCTCGTCGACCGCTTCCCGAAGCCGGACGTGGTCCTCGGACAGCACTCTGCGCCGGCGCCGGTCGGCATCGTCGCGGTCGGCAGCGGTCCGGTGATGGCGTCGAGCGACCGGCTGACGGTGACGTTCAACGGCCGTGGCGCGCACGGTTCGGCGCCGCAGGCCTCCCTCGATCCGATCGTCACCGCGGCGTCGGCCGTCGTCCGACTGCAGACCGTGGTGTCCCGGGAGGTCTCCCCGAGCGACGCGGGTGTGGTCACCGTCGGCAGCTTCCACTCCGGCACCCGGGCGAACATCATCCCCGACGAGGCCGTCATCGAGATCTCCACCCGCGCCCGCAACGAGGAGACCCGCGCGCGGATCATCTCCTCGATCGAGCGCATCGTCCGCGCCGAGAGCGAGGCGGGCGGACTGCCCCAGCCGACCATCGTCCGCGCGCCCGGCGCCGAGGTGACCGTCAACGACCCGTCCGCGGCCCAGATCGTGCTCGACGCGATCCGCGCCGAGGTCCCCGGAGCCCGCGACCTCGAGATCGGGCTGGCCATGGCGTCGGAGGACGTGGGGCAGCTCGCGACGGCCGCGGGGGCACCGCTCGTGTACTGGTTCACCGGCATCACCGACCCGGAGCTCTTCCGTCGCGGCGAGGACATCCCGAGCAACCACTCGCCGTTCTACGCACCGCAGGCCGAGACCGCGATCCCGGTCGGTGTCGACGCCTTCGTGGCCGCCACGCGCGCCTACGTGGCCTGA
- a CDS encoding AAA family ATPase, with amino-acid sequence MPRTRLPIRRVEEYAPEPLPRAQWPGTLAPVQQLLDDGLDLAPVTVLVGDNGVGKSTLVEAMALAFGMGPEGGSTMSGHSTRPSESQLWEHLVLVRELGAAKSGFFLRAETMHGVFTYLEDHPGARPEPVFHERSHGESFLDFVIDRSEWPGLWILDEPESALSFSGCLALIGLLQSIVDTGRGQVVLSTHSPVLAAFPGAAIHEVGEWGIRRADWSDLDLVRNQRAFLESPERYLRHLS; translated from the coding sequence GTGCCACGGACCCGTCTGCCGATCCGCCGCGTCGAGGAGTACGCGCCGGAGCCGCTCCCGCGCGCGCAGTGGCCCGGCACCCTCGCGCCCGTGCAGCAGCTGCTCGACGACGGGCTCGACCTCGCCCCGGTGACGGTCCTCGTCGGCGACAACGGCGTCGGGAAGTCGACCCTGGTCGAGGCGATGGCGCTCGCGTTCGGGATGGGGCCGGAGGGCGGCTCCACGATGTCCGGTCACTCGACGCGGCCGTCCGAGTCGCAGCTGTGGGAGCACCTCGTCCTCGTGCGGGAGCTCGGCGCGGCCAAGAGCGGCTTCTTCCTCCGCGCCGAGACGATGCACGGGGTCTTCACGTACTTGGAGGACCACCCCGGTGCGCGCCCCGAACCAGTCTTCCACGAGCGCAGCCACGGTGAGTCGTTCCTCGACTTCGTGATCGACCGATCGGAGTGGCCAGGGTTGTGGATCCTCGACGAGCCCGAGTCGGCGCTGTCCTTCTCCGGCTGCCTGGCGCTCATCGGGCTCCTGCAGTCGATCGTCGACACCGGGCGCGGGCAGGTCGTGCTGTCGACGCACTCGCCCGTGCTCGCCGCGTTCCCCGGTGCCGCGATCCACGAGGTCGGCGAGTGGGGCATCCGGCGCGCCGATTGGAGCGACCTCGACCTGGTGCGGAACCAGCGGGCGTTCCTCGAGTCGCCGGAGCGCTACCTGCGCCACCTGTCCTGA
- the fdxA gene encoding ferredoxin, with product MTYVIAQPCVDVKDRACIDECPVDCIYEGDRSLYIHPDECVDCGACEPVCPVEAIYYEDDLPDEWADYYKANVEFFEEVGSPGGAAKVGVIHKDHPVVMAEPPRG from the coding sequence GTGACGTACGTGATCGCCCAGCCCTGTGTCGACGTCAAGGACCGCGCCTGCATCGACGAATGCCCGGTCGACTGCATCTACGAGGGCGACCGGTCGCTGTACATCCACCCCGACGAGTGCGTCGACTGCGGTGCGTGTGAACCCGTCTGCCCCGTCGAGGCGATCTACTACGAGGACGACCTCCCGGACGAGTGGGCCGACTACTACAAGGCCAACGTCGAGTTCTTCGAAGAGGTCGGTTCCCCCGGTGGCGCGGCGAAGGTCGGTGTGATCCACAAGGACCACCCGGTCGTCATGGCCGAACCGCCCCGCGGCTGA
- a CDS encoding twin-arginine translocase TatA/TatE family subunit, with protein MFDGFEKFLVIGIIGVLLLGPQRLPMYAQKLAEFVKAVRRFADTAKDRMREEMGPEFDEVDWQKLDPRQYDPRRIIRDALLDSGGSAAAVQTAQVTASKVRATAPVVPLAVGEAAPYDAEAT; from the coding sequence GTGTTCGACGGCTTCGAGAAGTTCCTGGTGATCGGGATCATCGGCGTCCTCCTGCTCGGGCCGCAGCGGCTGCCGATGTACGCCCAGAAGCTCGCCGAGTTCGTGAAGGCCGTCCGTCGCTTCGCCGACACCGCGAAGGACCGCATGCGCGAGGAGATGGGTCCCGAGTTCGACGAGGTCGACTGGCAGAAGCTCGACCCGCGGCAGTACGACCCGCGCCGGATCATCCGCGATGCCCTGCTCGACTCCGGCGGCAGTGCTGCCGCCGTGCAGACGGCGCAGGTCACCGCCTCCAAGGTGCGCGCGACGGCACCGGTGGTGCCGCTCGCCGTCGGCGAGGCCGCACCCTACGACGCCGAGGCGACCTGA
- the dapD gene encoding 2,3,4,5-tetrahydropyridine-2,6-dicarboxylate N-succinyltransferase → MTDTTAQPEPTDGADRPTHAWGHGLATIAADGTTLDTWYPETHLGALPSDAVFPAELRAHVGDDPRREVRIEAVTTELTIDAAPASTPDAYLRLHLLSHLHVRPNEINLDGVFGHLPIVAWTNAGPVHPDDLTRLRPGLQRAGIAVHAIDKFPRLVDYVVPDRVRIGDANRVRLGAHLAPGTTVMHEGFVNFNAGTLGDAMIEGRVSQGVVVGNGTDIGGGASIMGTLSGGGTHRVSLGERALLGANAGLGISLGDDSVVEAGLYVTAGTKVVLVGAAPNPDGTARTVKAAELSGTPNILFRRNSVSGAVEALQRQGQGIQLNTALHA, encoded by the coding sequence GTGACCGACACGACCGCACAGCCAGAACCGACGGACGGGGCCGACCGCCCGACCCACGCCTGGGGCCACGGCCTCGCGACGATCGCCGCCGACGGTACGACGCTCGACACCTGGTACCCCGAGACGCACCTCGGCGCGCTTCCCTCCGACGCCGTGTTCCCCGCCGAACTCCGGGCACACGTCGGTGACGACCCCCGCCGCGAGGTCCGGATCGAGGCCGTCACCACCGAGCTCACGATCGACGCGGCTCCCGCGAGCACCCCGGACGCCTACCTGCGCCTGCACCTGCTCAGCCACCTGCACGTGCGTCCGAACGAGATCAACCTCGACGGTGTCTTCGGGCACCTGCCGATCGTCGCCTGGACGAACGCCGGCCCCGTGCACCCGGACGACCTCACCAGGCTGCGTCCGGGGCTGCAGCGCGCCGGCATCGCCGTCCACGCGATCGACAAGTTCCCCCGTCTCGTCGACTACGTCGTGCCGGACCGCGTCCGCATCGGCGACGCGAACCGGGTCCGCCTCGGTGCGCACCTCGCCCCCGGGACGACGGTCATGCACGAGGGCTTCGTGAACTTCAACGCCGGCACGCTGGGCGACGCGATGATCGAGGGCCGCGTGTCCCAGGGCGTCGTCGTCGGCAACGGCACCGACATCGGCGGCGGGGCGTCCATCATGGGCACGCTGTCCGGCGGCGGCACGCACCGGGTCTCCCTGGGCGAGCGCGCACTCCTCGGCGCCAACGCCGGCCTCGGCATCTCCCTCGGCGACGACTCCGTGGTCGAGGCGGGTCTGTACGTGACCGCCGGCACGAAGGTGGTCCTCGTCGGAGCGGCCCCGAACCCGGACGGCACCGCGAGGACGGTGAAGGCCGCGGAGCTCTCCGGCACCCCGAACATCCTGTTCCGCCGCAACTCGGTCTCCGGCGCCGTCGAGGCACTCCAGCGCCAGGGGCAGGGCATCCAGCTCAACACGGCGCTGCACGCGTAA